The following are encoded in a window of Hyalangium minutum genomic DNA:
- a CDS encoding vWA domain-containing protein, whose product MLAPKLTELRLRLDSLQQSTARPAGMVGWALGLMAPGEVDLTFPTIAALDKELDRVGVHTLADAHLLRSLGARKGRAGQLAEALTARATEALQEYETRMRQVERARRAGEMPTGARTALERAFVQLARVVKVADVFSSAPGAQPPPFEILPRRNHVWQGRAPASARMAVAEFLAERARENVDDVLQKRRDLDLAHEVLLRLGADHDRDRGVVLRREVAEARERIRASPAVRSLEELVKQVRHTARRSPGEAYRSLKGLYERAVEAGDAQLASAARAALEPMLPSASKMKTFVEQAERQELSRWFGEKPRLQDGEVEEGLQEKPGKKSRADDLLADLAFSLNPEQLAAFELAAGCARYFDVEDSLSEEIAQVDTGAIRSVPKRVPYPTQKMRFETTGNLHEVHDFVVTDPRLIVYDMAANRQLVRAYMEEEPPPKPKKLKRTAVRVYVLDASGSMHGARARFRDALLIAELNNLRAKARQGLPFDPLYFSFFNDSPTELARVDTASEATRQIEKLFGHSPAEGQTDITLALMSAFDSIRTAQGRDPYLARATVVLVTDGEDRVDMEIIRRTRAPVDSLTIALSFISLGEENMDLRALVQEQRSQGGRAFYHHLSDEEIQWARTEFDAPWRTLLPAEAPDSPENLEALWPHLEALESMASKRSTGTSPVAVEASFDALFPEQSQAQSREAVGQDVLARVADILDALAEAASLAPADRRPTESVVLLQHLLGVYQLTPARYLTALAAGNKAVQDNLARVRLLCRPFS is encoded by the coding sequence ATGCTCGCTCCCAAGCTCACGGAGCTGCGCCTGCGGCTGGACTCGCTCCAGCAGAGCACCGCCCGTCCCGCGGGCATGGTGGGCTGGGCGCTCGGGCTGATGGCGCCGGGCGAGGTGGATCTCACGTTCCCCACGATCGCGGCGCTCGACAAGGAACTGGACCGGGTCGGCGTTCACACGCTGGCGGACGCGCACCTGTTGCGCTCGCTCGGGGCTCGCAAGGGCAGGGCGGGGCAGCTCGCGGAGGCGCTGACGGCCCGGGCCACCGAGGCGCTGCAGGAGTACGAGACCCGCATGCGCCAGGTGGAGCGGGCGCGCCGGGCCGGGGAGATGCCCACCGGAGCCCGGACGGCGCTGGAGCGGGCCTTCGTGCAGCTGGCGCGCGTGGTGAAGGTGGCGGATGTGTTCTCCTCCGCGCCGGGAGCCCAGCCGCCGCCGTTCGAGATCCTCCCTCGCCGCAACCATGTGTGGCAGGGACGGGCGCCCGCCAGTGCGCGCATGGCCGTTGCCGAGTTCCTTGCCGAGCGGGCGAGGGAGAACGTGGACGACGTGCTCCAGAAGCGGCGCGATCTGGATCTGGCCCACGAGGTGCTCCTGCGGCTGGGCGCGGACCACGATCGAGACCGGGGCGTGGTGTTGCGCCGGGAGGTGGCCGAGGCCCGCGAGCGCATCCGAGCCAGCCCCGCCGTGCGCTCCTTGGAGGAGCTGGTGAAGCAGGTGCGCCACACGGCCCGCCGTTCGCCGGGAGAGGCCTACCGTTCGCTCAAGGGGCTCTATGAGCGGGCGGTGGAGGCGGGGGACGCGCAGCTGGCCTCGGCCGCGCGTGCGGCGCTGGAGCCGATGCTGCCCTCGGCCAGCAAGATGAAGACCTTCGTGGAGCAGGCCGAGCGCCAGGAGCTGTCCCGCTGGTTCGGCGAGAAGCCCCGCCTGCAGGACGGAGAGGTGGAAGAGGGCCTCCAGGAGAAGCCCGGGAAGAAGTCCCGCGCGGACGATCTGCTGGCGGACCTGGCCTTCTCGCTCAACCCGGAGCAGCTCGCGGCCTTCGAGCTGGCGGCCGGGTGCGCCCGCTACTTCGACGTGGAGGACTCGCTCTCCGAGGAAATCGCCCAGGTGGACACCGGGGCAATCCGGTCTGTCCCCAAGCGCGTGCCGTACCCCACGCAGAAGATGCGCTTCGAGACGACGGGCAATCTCCACGAGGTGCATGACTTCGTCGTCACCGATCCTCGGCTGATCGTCTACGACATGGCCGCCAACCGGCAGCTCGTGCGCGCGTATATGGAGGAGGAGCCGCCGCCCAAGCCCAAGAAGCTCAAGCGGACCGCCGTGCGCGTGTACGTGCTGGATGCCTCGGGCTCCATGCACGGCGCGCGCGCCCGGTTCCGCGACGCCCTGCTCATCGCCGAGCTCAACAACCTGCGCGCCAAGGCCCGCCAGGGGCTGCCTTTCGATCCGCTGTACTTCTCCTTCTTCAATGACTCGCCCACGGAACTGGCTCGCGTGGACACCGCCTCCGAGGCCACCCGGCAGATCGAGAAGCTCTTCGGGCACTCGCCCGCCGAGGGCCAGACGGACATCACCCTGGCGCTGATGTCCGCGTTCGACTCCATCCGCACCGCGCAGGGCAGGGATCCGTACCTGGCCCGCGCCACCGTGGTGCTCGTCACCGATGGCGAGGACCGGGTGGACATGGAGATCATCCGCCGCACCCGAGCTCCCGTGGACTCGCTCACCATCGCGCTGAGCTTCATCTCGCTCGGCGAGGAGAACATGGACTTGCGCGCCCTGGTGCAGGAGCAGCGCTCCCAGGGTGGCCGCGCCTTCTACCACCACCTCTCCGACGAAGAGATCCAGTGGGCGCGCACCGAGTTCGACGCCCCCTGGCGCACGCTGCTCCCTGCGGAGGCGCCCGACTCGCCGGAGAACCTCGAGGCGCTGTGGCCGCACCTGGAGGCCCTGGAGTCCATGGCCTCCAAGCGCAGTACGGGTACTTCACCGGTGGCGGTCGAGGCCTCCTTTGATGCGCTCTTCCCCGAACAGTCCCAAGCTCAGAGCCGCGAGGCGGTGGGGCAGGACGTGCTCGCGCGGGTGGCGGACATCCTGGACGCCCTGGCCGAGGCCGCCTCGCTGGCTCCCGCGGACCGCCGGCCCACCGAGAGCGTGGTGCTGCTCCAGCACTTGCTGGGTGTCTACCAGCTCACGCCGGCCCGCTACCTCACGGCGCTGGCCGCGGGGAACAAGGCGGTCCAGGACAACCTCGCGCGGGTTCGCCTCCTGTGCCGTCCGTTCAGCTAG
- a CDS encoding AAA family ATPase: protein MTHPTTLPQAAQAFRRFFGELRETYLERETLFIQIELALLCREHVLVVGPPGTAKSAIASAVLGRITDEKTGSPSLFAKQIAESTVQTDLIGPVDFKVLTETGRTEYITDDGMLGAVHAFLDEVFDGRDMLLRSILNVLHERELKHGRRVTSGRIECAIMTSNRYLSEVLARSPELLLAFADRLSFIAFVPKSFARRASRAAMLHRFMHGSRPDLRAALTLQQLDVLQESVEKVKVSSQVLEGVELLADGLERSLAAQVSKLPDYVPTKYFSQRSVVKALWALKAAVVRDQIYQRPDRPLEATIEDLDALRWFFLLGGPQAAEAEALLKVAVDPRERAQLEIVRLEQKTFDETLVKVRNELVTGVERESSALAAAEDVSAAEALARTFQPALASITAQRLLVKLVPGPRHTENRAPLLVAARGLLAAVEQRLARSMTPQDGAAAGVGGAAPEGRGGLQLTAAFKDTLELCRSVPELRTHFGPLCEASARTLEALLEMIALSAESVEFEDGLKIEGLVALADNLEEEISQASALSGLLAEGAAAAMERLRMEDMAVRRRVVASLRRRAAAAFQAPRPPGKRDPFEALSSDSRRLTQLEKSLQELDPTQPGLKQELLQPLGLAYAKQVLSTTPFERIEQYARAVQTVAENLRQEGVPPEAVLAQCRDTLEQRLVEHARTLAREVASPPPAPGAVVNGDAYSFYRNSFSVRAPDGELAALVGLDNQLSFARSSEAASFLSDNVRQAVAQAELVFAHTRIKYLRSWLTQLLTVLLPELEAPKGKVEAERTFERLVRSRFPLLALKEGELVRLRGVLGTLGSMQGELGESARKLSFQLRGIDEDFGRFSKRVLEVRSAL from the coding sequence GTGACCCACCCGACGACCCTTCCTCAGGCCGCGCAGGCCTTCCGCCGCTTCTTCGGCGAGCTGCGCGAGACGTACCTCGAGCGTGAGACGCTCTTCATCCAGATCGAGCTGGCGCTGCTGTGCCGGGAGCATGTGCTCGTCGTGGGGCCTCCGGGTACGGCCAAGAGCGCCATCGCCAGTGCGGTGCTGGGGCGCATCACCGATGAGAAGACGGGCAGCCCGTCCCTCTTCGCCAAGCAGATCGCCGAGTCCACGGTGCAGACGGACCTCATTGGCCCGGTGGACTTCAAGGTGCTCACCGAGACGGGCCGCACCGAGTACATCACCGATGACGGCATGCTGGGCGCCGTGCATGCGTTCCTCGACGAGGTGTTCGACGGGCGCGACATGCTGCTGCGCTCCATCCTCAACGTGCTGCACGAGCGTGAGCTCAAGCACGGCCGCCGGGTGACGAGCGGCCGCATCGAGTGCGCCATCATGACGAGCAACCGGTACCTCTCGGAGGTGCTGGCGCGCTCGCCGGAGCTGCTGCTGGCCTTCGCGGACCGGCTCAGCTTCATCGCTTTCGTGCCCAAGTCGTTCGCCCGCCGCGCCAGCCGCGCCGCCATGCTCCACCGCTTCATGCACGGCTCACGGCCGGACCTTCGCGCCGCACTCACCCTGCAGCAACTGGATGTGCTCCAGGAGTCCGTGGAGAAGGTGAAGGTCTCCAGCCAGGTGCTGGAGGGCGTGGAGTTGCTGGCGGATGGGCTGGAGCGCTCGCTGGCTGCCCAGGTGTCCAAGCTGCCGGACTATGTGCCCACCAAGTACTTCTCCCAGCGCTCGGTGGTGAAGGCGCTGTGGGCGCTCAAGGCCGCGGTGGTGCGCGATCAGATCTACCAGCGCCCGGATCGGCCCCTGGAGGCGACGATCGAGGATCTGGACGCCCTCCGCTGGTTCTTCCTGCTTGGAGGGCCGCAGGCGGCCGAGGCCGAGGCGCTCCTCAAAGTCGCCGTGGATCCGCGCGAGCGGGCGCAGCTGGAGATCGTCCGGCTGGAGCAGAAGACCTTCGACGAGACGCTGGTCAAGGTGCGCAACGAGCTCGTCACCGGCGTGGAGCGCGAGTCCTCCGCGCTGGCCGCCGCCGAGGATGTGTCCGCCGCCGAGGCCCTGGCGCGCACGTTCCAGCCTGCCTTGGCCTCCATCACGGCCCAGCGGCTGCTGGTGAAGCTCGTGCCGGGCCCGCGGCACACGGAGAACCGTGCTCCCTTGCTGGTGGCCGCGCGCGGGCTGCTCGCGGCGGTGGAGCAGCGGCTGGCCCGCAGCATGACGCCCCAGGATGGAGCGGCTGCTGGAGTGGGAGGCGCGGCGCCGGAAGGGCGGGGTGGGCTCCAGCTCACGGCGGCCTTCAAGGATACGTTGGAGCTGTGCCGCTCCGTTCCTGAGCTGCGGACGCACTTTGGCCCGCTGTGTGAGGCCTCCGCGCGCACGCTCGAGGCACTGCTGGAGATGATCGCCCTGTCGGCCGAGAGCGTGGAGTTCGAGGACGGGCTCAAGATCGAAGGGCTCGTGGCTCTGGCCGACAACCTGGAGGAGGAGATCTCCCAGGCGTCCGCGCTGTCGGGGCTGCTGGCCGAGGGCGCCGCGGCGGCCATGGAGCGGCTGCGGATGGAGGACATGGCGGTGCGCCGGCGCGTGGTCGCCTCGCTGAGGCGGCGGGCGGCGGCGGCGTTCCAGGCGCCTCGGCCTCCGGGGAAGCGCGATCCGTTCGAGGCGCTCTCCTCGGACTCGCGGCGGCTCACCCAGTTGGAGAAATCGCTGCAGGAGCTGGATCCCACGCAGCCCGGACTCAAGCAGGAGCTGCTCCAGCCGCTCGGGCTGGCGTACGCGAAGCAGGTGCTCTCCACCACGCCGTTCGAGCGCATCGAGCAGTACGCGCGCGCCGTGCAGACCGTCGCGGAGAACCTGCGGCAGGAGGGCGTGCCTCCCGAGGCCGTTCTCGCTCAGTGCCGCGACACCCTGGAGCAGCGGCTGGTCGAGCACGCCCGTACGCTGGCACGGGAGGTGGCGAGTCCGCCCCCAGCCCCCGGTGCCGTTGTCAACGGCGACGCCTATTCGTTCTACCGCAACAGCTTCTCCGTCCGGGCACCGGATGGAGAGCTGGCCGCATTGGTGGGGCTGGACAACCAACTGTCCTTCGCGCGGTCCTCGGAGGCGGCCTCGTTCCTCTCGGACAACGTCCGGCAGGCGGTGGCGCAAGCCGAACTGGTCTTCGCCCACACGCGCATCAAGTACTTGCGGAGCTGGTTGACGCAGCTGCTCACCGTGCTGCTCCCGGAGCTCGAAGCTCCCAAGGGCAAGGTGGAGGCAGAGCGCACCTTCGAGCGGCTGGTGCGGAGCCGCTTCCCGTTGCTCGCGCTGAAGGAGGGCGAGCTGGTGCGCCTCCGCGGCGTGCTGGGCACGCTCGGGTCGATGCAGGGTGAGCTGGGCGAGTCCGCTCGTAAGCTCTCGTTCCAGCTGCGCGGGATTGATGAGGACTTCGGGCGCTTCAGCAAGCGCGTGCTGGAGGTCCGGTCGGCGCTGTGA